One genomic region from Thalassotalea sp. PS06 encodes:
- the panB gene encoding 3-methyl-2-oxobutanoate hydroxymethyltransferase produces MSRITISKLQAMKSAGEKISSITAYDASFARLFDEAGMHVMLIGDSLGMVLQGQSDTLPVSIDDVAYHTKCVRSGASKALIIGDMPFMSYATPEQAYENAGKLMQAGANMVKVEGGEWLYETISGLVERSVPVCGHLGLTPQAVNVFGGFKVQGRDTEQAQKILNEAVKLEQAGIQLLVLECIPADLAKAISETLTIPVIGIGAGKHTDGQILVMHDALGISFSKIPKFSRNFLKDTGNISDAVALYIEEVTQGRFPGEEHSF; encoded by the coding sequence ATGAGTAGAATCACCATCAGTAAATTGCAGGCGATGAAGTCTGCTGGAGAAAAAATTTCTTCAATAACGGCTTACGATGCCAGCTTTGCACGCTTATTTGACGAAGCCGGCATGCATGTCATGTTGATTGGCGATTCTTTAGGAATGGTTCTTCAAGGCCAAAGCGATACGCTTCCAGTGAGTATCGATGATGTTGCCTACCATACAAAATGCGTACGCAGTGGAGCATCAAAAGCTCTAATCATCGGTGATATGCCATTTATGAGCTATGCCACGCCAGAGCAGGCTTATGAAAATGCCGGCAAGCTTATGCAAGCCGGTGCCAATATGGTTAAAGTAGAAGGCGGCGAGTGGTTATATGAAACCATTTCTGGTCTCGTTGAGCGCAGCGTGCCAGTATGTGGACACCTTGGGCTAACGCCTCAGGCTGTTAATGTTTTTGGCGGTTTTAAAGTTCAGGGGCGTGATACCGAACAAGCTCAAAAGATCCTTAACGAAGCGGTTAAGCTGGAACAAGCGGGTATCCAACTGCTGGTGCTAGAGTGTATTCCGGCTGATTTGGCTAAAGCCATCAGCGAAACCTTAACCATACCTGTGATTGGCATCGGCGCTGGTAAGCATACCGATGGACAAATCCTGGTAATGCATGATGCATTAGGCATTTCCTTCAGTAAAATTCCTAAATTTTCACGCAATTTCCTAAAAGATACGGGCAATATCAGTGACGCTGTTGCTCTTTATATCGAAGAAGTAACACAAGGACGTTTTCCGGGCGAAGAGCACAGCTTTTAG
- the folK gene encoding 2-amino-4-hydroxy-6-hydroxymethyldihydropteridine diphosphokinase, with protein sequence MTLVYLGLGSNLEQPDQQLKWAVQQLAKQPGIEIAALSSIYQSRPMGPQDQPNYRNAVIAIETQLEPLSLLDVTQKIELDSGRVRKDERWGARVLDIDILLFGQQTINLPRLEVPHYGMKEREFVLYPLAEIAENLVLPDGQSLTELVTSVAPNGIKIQGNLR encoded by the coding sequence ATGACACTCGTTTATCTCGGGCTCGGCAGTAATCTCGAACAACCGGATCAACAGTTAAAGTGGGCGGTACAACAATTGGCCAAGCAGCCTGGAATCGAAATAGCTGCGCTATCGAGCATTTACCAAAGTCGACCGATGGGTCCTCAGGACCAACCCAATTATCGGAATGCGGTAATTGCCATCGAAACACAACTCGAACCGTTATCGCTATTGGACGTCACTCAGAAAATCGAGCTCGATTCAGGACGAGTCAGGAAAGATGAACGCTGGGGTGCAAGGGTATTAGATATAGACATCTTGCTTTTTGGGCAGCAGACAATTAATCTACCGCGCCTTGAAGTACCTCACTATGGGATGAAAGAAAGAGAGTTTGTTCTCTATCCTTTAGCAGAGATTGCTGAAAATTTAGTATTACCCGATGGTCAGAGTTTGACCGAACTGGTAACATCCGTTGCCCCTAACGGAATAAAAATTCAGGGGAATTTGCGCTAA
- the pcnB gene encoding polynucleotide adenylyltransferase PcnB produces the protein MSRDEHNISRRDISENALKVLYRLNKSGYDAYLVGGGVRDILLGEHPKDFDIATNATPEQIKKLFRNCRLIGRRFRLAHIVFGRDIIEVATFRGHHANQDKAEKRGGKQHHSKQSEHGMLLRDNIYGSIEEDAERRDFTINALYYSTRDFKVYDFANGLEDIERRKIRLIGDPETRYREDPVRMLRAIRFATKLDMDIAKDTAKPIRELAPLMANIPAARMFEEYMKLFLSGKALANFQLLADFQLLEYLYPHISKTYADNPIDKSIDFVRQVLINTDKRINDGKRVTPAFLLAAVLWYEIEQQSQQLQKKSGMPPQDAFFVAMNQVLSEQQRSIAIPKRFQLPMKDIFALQHRLTRREGSRAFKTLEHPRFRAGYDFLLYRGMVEGGELEELANWWTSFQDASPDTKQQMIKSFKTSRKRRRSPRKRSQSAAKE, from the coding sequence CTGTCGCGCGATGAACACAATATTTCTCGCAGGGACATCAGCGAAAATGCCCTGAAGGTTTTGTATCGCCTGAATAAAAGTGGCTACGATGCCTATCTGGTAGGTGGGGGTGTGCGCGATATCCTTCTCGGTGAGCACCCGAAAGATTTTGATATCGCCACCAATGCGACTCCGGAACAAATCAAAAAATTATTTAGAAACTGTCGGTTGATCGGCCGTAGGTTCCGCCTTGCACATATTGTTTTTGGTCGCGATATTATTGAAGTAGCAACCTTCCGTGGCCATCATGCCAATCAGGATAAAGCCGAAAAGCGTGGCGGCAAACAACACCATTCCAAGCAAAGCGAACACGGCATGCTGTTGCGCGACAATATCTATGGCAGCATTGAAGAAGATGCTGAACGTCGCGATTTCACTATCAATGCGCTGTACTACTCCACCCGAGATTTTAAAGTCTATGACTTCGCCAATGGCCTTGAAGACATTGAGCGCCGCAAAATTCGTCTGATTGGCGATCCAGAAACTCGTTATCGTGAAGATCCGGTTCGTATGCTTCGGGCAATCCGCTTTGCTACTAAACTGGACATGGATATCGCCAAAGATACCGCTAAACCAATACGTGAGCTGGCGCCATTAATGGCGAATATCCCAGCGGCACGGATGTTTGAAGAATACATGAAGTTATTCTTGTCCGGTAAAGCGCTGGCAAACTTTCAATTATTAGCTGACTTTCAGCTATTGGAATATCTGTATCCACATATCAGTAAAACTTATGCCGACAATCCGATTGATAAAAGCATTGATTTCGTGCGTCAGGTGCTAATCAATACCGATAAGCGCATCAATGATGGCAAACGGGTAACACCGGCATTCTTACTGGCGGCAGTGCTTTGGTATGAGATTGAGCAGCAAAGCCAGCAATTGCAAAAAAAATCCGGCATGCCACCACAAGATGCCTTCTTCGTGGCGATGAACCAGGTACTTTCTGAACAGCAACGTAGTATTGCCATTCCAAAACGTTTCCAGCTGCCAATGAAAGATATTTTTGCCTTGCAACATCGCCTGACCCGACGCGAAGGGAGTCGCGCCTTTAAAACGCTGGAACATCCAAGATTCCGTGCTGGTTACGATTTCCTGTTATACCGGGGCATGGTTGAAGGTGGCGAGTTGGAAGAGCTGGCGAACTGGTGGACTAGCTTCCAAGACGCTTCGCCTGATACCAAACAGCAAATGATTAAAAGCTTCAAGACATCGAGAAAGCGTCGACGCTCGCCGCGCAAACGCAGTCAGTCAGCGGCCAAGGAATAA